ATCGGCGCGAACACGTGGTCCTCAAGCCAGATGCGGATCACGAATTCCCACGCCAGCATCAAGCCGCACCAGAGTACGGCGATCGGCGGCGAAAGGACGGTGCTGGCGCCCACCGCCATGATGACTGCAAAGATCGCGCGCGGCCAAGTGCCTTTGCGGATCGCGCTCGCCACGTCGATCACTGACAACGACCCGCCCACCGCGCTGGCGCGGAACGAATTCATCGCCGGATCGGAATCGTAAAGTGTGGGATGCGCGCCGAAAGGCGGGATGGGCGCAAGCTTAGCGGTAGCACTCGTCATGGTGTCGCGACGTTCCCCAATTCGGACTGTCCCGAATCTCGTAGCGGAGCCTAGGCTTGGGACGCCAGTCTGCGGTTAACGATTTTCATCATTCACTCGCCGCGTGGCGCTGGTACGTGCACACCCCCGACGGGTCGCTCGCGTAATGTCTCGCGTCGAGCGCGGAAAAGTTCGGCGGGGCGTCCGCCGGCGCTCGTATCAAACTCGCCGGTGCCCTCGACCAGGCCAGTGCGATCAAGCAGGCGACGAAAATTCTGCTTGTGCAATTCGAGGCCCGCGATCGCTTCCACAACGCGCTGCAGATTGAGCAGGGTGAAGCGTTCGGGCGCGAGTTCGAACACGACGGGGCGGTATTTGATCTTCGCGCGCAAGCGGCCGATCGCAGTGGCGAGGATGCGGCGGTGATCTGATTGCATCGGCTCGCCCAGCCCATGCGCGGCGCTGATTGCGGGCGTGGGTTTGCCGTCAAAGCGGGCGCCGTCACGGGCGGCTTCTGGCGCCAGGCCCGCTTCATAGAGCAGCTCGTAGCGATCCAGTGCGCGCTCTTCGTTCCAGATGGCGCCCTCAAGCGCGAACGCCAGTTTTGCCCGCGCACGTCGTTGGGTCTGCGTCGCGGAATCGCTCGCGCTTTGCGCCCAGTCGCGTAGCTTCGGCGCGATGATTTCATCGATCAGCGATGGACGGCCGTCGCGCCAATCTTCCCACGGAAAGAAATCGTACCAGGACCGCCAGCGCGCGCTGACGCGATCCAAAGTGGCGCGCGACGGCGTGAGCGCCAGATACGAAATCGAGATCACGCGATCGGGGCCCGCGCCCTTCATGTCGGCCAGAGGCGCTTCGCGGCCGCGATCGCCGAACGTGTAGAGTTGCTCCACATAGCCGATGTCGAAGCCGGTTTGCTCATGCACCCACCCGCGCAGCGAAAGTTCAAGCGTGCGGTCGCCCGCCGGATCGAACGGGCCGAATGGGAGGCCTGGCACATCTTCACCCGCTTCGCGCGTCACCAGCACGAATGGGGCATCTTCCGTCACCGCGACGATGACGGCTGACAAGCCAATGGCGATGCGCGGCGTGTCGCTCATGCGCCGAATTGCGCGGGGATCGCGAAGGGCGTGGCTTCGCCCACCTCATACCAAGGCGGACCGCGACCGATCTTGTCGATGGCGCGGCTCATGCGCCCACCGCGGCCAAGCTCGGCGTCGGCCAATGCAATGAAGCGGCGGTTTGGACTCGCCGTGGACGATGCTGCGCGCAGCGCCAGCGCGATCTCTTCTTCGTCGGCGCTGGGATTGTGCGCGCACGCGGTGATGAAGGCTGTCGCTGTCGAGCGGCTGATGCCGGCGTAGCAATGGATGAGGATCGGAACATCGCGGCCCCATTGGCCGACGAAATCGAGGATCGTGCGCATGCGCTTGTCGCAGAGCGCGTCCTGGCCTTCGACTTCCGCTTCGATGTCATGGATTTCGAGGCAAAGGTGGCGATCGTTGCCATAGCCATTGAGCAAAGGAAATCCCGAACCCGGATCGAGCAAGCTGACGACATGAGACGGCTTGCGTTCGCGCGCGATTTCCGGCGCACGGGAGAGAGGGCAGACGATGATGGACATGGCCGTCTTCTACGCCGGATCGAGGAGCGAGCGAAAGCGCTTTAGGAAGGCTTCTTGCACTTGCCCTGTCGGCAATGGCGTCAATTTCAACCGGATATTGCGCGGCGGCGCGCCAAAGAAGCGCTTGGCCTCCACCTCGGTGAAGCCCGCGAGTTGGATCGCCTCGAAATAGGCGCAGATAATGTCGGCACGTTTGATCACGCCCTTGACGGTTGCCGAAGGATGCGCCGGTAGGCCAAAACGCAGATGGATCGCCGCTTCGAGTTTCGCTTCGAAGGCTTTGTAATCGATGCCGAGTGCGGCTTTGAATGGGCTGATCATGTCGCCGATCACGTATTCGGGCGCATCGTGGAGAAGCGCCATCAAACGCTTCTGCTTGTCCCATTCGGGCGCAAGCTTGCGGCAGATGTCTTCGACGATGAGTGAATGCTGCGCAACCGAGAACGCATGCGCGCCGATCGTTTGCCCATTCCAGCGCGCCACGCGCGCAAGCCCATGCGCGATGTCCTCGATCTCGACATCGAGCGGCGAGGGGTCGAGCAGATCGAGCCGCCGGCCCGATAGCATACGCTGCCACGCACGCGGCGCGTCAGCGACTTTGGAAGCGGCAATCTTTGGCGCGCGGGCCATGGAACCTCTTATCTTTGCGCGGGCTCAATGTAAGATGTGTCAGGGGCGGACATAAGCGACTTCGCACTTAGGAGCATCCGATGTCTGGTCCAACATCAGGTCTGACCCGAATAATTCTCCGTCTGGGGCGAAACCCAGACGCCGGCTACCCTGATGGGGACGATGAATACGGCTACGTGATCCACGCGCCACTCGATAGCAACGGCAAGCTCAGTGCCGCACTCTGGCGCGACAAAAAGGATCAATGTGCGGTCCGGCGTTTTCATCCCAATGAGACGCCGGCCGACGGCTGGCTGCGCCATCGCGGCGACAATTGGTATTTCTGGTATGACGAGGCCGACGAAGGCCCCGAAGAGCCGCTCTTCAAACTCGGCGCCCACGAATTGCGCCCCGGCGAATACGTCACCGTCCGCGAAGGTGACGGCGACGTGCTGACCTTCCGCGTGGCCGAGGCGGTGCGCGTCTAGACGTTCCTCCCAATCGCTCTAAGCTTTCTCTCAACGACAAGGGGAGGAAGCCGATTGTCTGACGCCGCCGCTGCGGCTGCGCCGCAGGTGCGCGCCGTTTCGCCAGGCTATCGCTCTTATGCGATGGGCCTGTTGCTCGTCATCTATGTGATGAATTTCGTCGATCGGCAGGTCGTCAATATCCTGGCCGAGCCGATCAAGCGTGAACTCGGTTTGCTCGATTGGCAATTGGGAGCGATGAGCGGTTTGGCGTTTGCGCTGTTCTACACCGTGCTCGGTCTGCCGATCGCGCGCTTGGCCGAGCGAGGCAACCGCCCTTACATCATTGGCGCGGCGTTGGCTGTGTGGTCGGGCTTCACGGCGCTCTGCGGCCTTGCACAGAATTTCACCCAGCTCTTGCTCGCGCGTATCGGCGTCGGGGTCGGTGAGGCGGGATGTACGCCGCCCGCGCATTCGCTGATCACCGATTATGTGCCCAAGGAGAAGCGCGCCTCCGCGCTTGCTTTTTATTCAATGGGCACGCCGCTCGGCAGTCTGGTCGGCATGGGGCTAGGCGGCATTATCGCGGACGCCTATGGCTGGCGGATGGCGTTCATCGTCTGCGGCATACCGGGCATTGTGCTGGCGATCATTGCAGCGCTCACGCTTGTCGAGCCGCGCATTCGCCAAACGGCCGCAGACATCAAAGAGCGCGCGCAAGCGATGCGCGATGCAAAGCCATTCAAGGCTGCACTCGCGACGCTGAGACGCAAACGCACATTCTGGCTCGTGTCGTTCGCGGCCGCGATCAAAGCCTTCATCGGCTATGGCCAAGCCCCGTTCGCGGCCTCGTTCTTTTATCGCAACCATACCGAGGAGATCGCATCGCTTGCCGCGATGTTCGGCCTGCAATCCGGTGGATTTCTCGGGCTTGCGCTGGGCTTGATGGGCGGGATCGGCGGGGCCATCGGCGCGTTTCTCGGCGGCATGATCGCCGACAAATACGGCGCGCGCGATTATCGCGCCTATGTGAGCGTGCCCGCGATCGCGTCGCTCGCTGTGATCCCGATTTATGTGCTGGCCATCCTCTCGCCGTTTGCGACGTTCGCGCTGGGATCGCTACTCATCGGCTCCATTCTGGGAACGCTCTGGTACGGGCCCGTCTATGCCACGGCGCAAACCATCGTGCCGCCGCACATGCGCGCCACGGCCTCCGCGGTTCTGCTCTTCATCATCAATCTGATCGGCCTGGGCCTCGGCCCGCTCGCTGTGGGCGCCTTGTCCGATATGTTCGCCATCACTTTCGGCATGGGTGAAGCCGAGGGCGTGCGCTGGGCGCTGCTCGTCTCCGCCTTCGCCGGCCTGGGCGCCGCGCTCCTCTTCTGGATGGCTCGCAGCACGATCCGCGACGAGATGGAGGGTTAGGGCGCCACCGCCGCGCTGCCTTCGAGCGCATCGCGATAGCGGCGGCTGCCGGCGATGGTGCGCCCATCGTTCAAAGTGATCTCCACGTCGCCCGAGGCCGTCGGTTTGATCGCTATGATGTTGGTGCGGTTCACCAGTCGCGAGCGATGGACGCGCACGAAACCGCGCGCGGTGAGTCGCGCTTCCCATGCGACCAGGGTGGCGCGCACCAGATGCGTGCGCACTGCGGTGTGGAATTCGACGTAATTGCCGGCTGCTTCCACCAGGAGGATATCCACAGGGGACAGGAACACCGCCGTCGCGCCGTCGCGGATTTCGATGCGGTCGTCGCCGGCGGGCGGCGCGGGAAGCGGCTTGCGCGCGGCGATGTAGTCGAAAATCCAGTACGTGGCGGCGATGACGGCGTAGGTCAGCACGTCCTTGCGCCATTCATAGAGCAGCACCGCGCCGACACCTTCGTCGAAGAAGCCGTAATGCGCGCCGGCCAGCCAATAGACCGACTCCCGCAGCACGAAGATGCCGACCAAGTGGGCGATCGCGAAGGGGACGGTCAGCCCGAAATGTATGAGGCCTGGTCGGGTGAGATTGTCCTGCGTCGGCGGCCAGCGCCGGACGGCCATCCCAATCAAGGGCGCCATCGCCACGATCACGAGGGCGCTGGTGACTTCCCAGAGCAGGGGCTCCCACCAATAGAAGTCGAACCCGGCGCGCCGCATCTCCAGAAAGTCGGAGGAAGCGTTCACCGCCACCACGACGAGCGACACAAGGGCGATAAACGCCCACGGTCGCCACTCAAACCGGGCCCAACCGCTCGTCCCGCTTGTCCCGCCGCTCGTCACCGAGGCTTCTCCGCTCGTCCCCGCATGCCGCCGGGCGCGGCGCCAAACTAGCCGGCGCGCAGCCGCCGCGAAAGAAGCGGGGGCTTTTGGAGACATCCCCGCCCATGAACGACCGCCGCTACGACCTCGACTGGCTCCGCATCATCGCCTTCGCTCTGCTCATTCTCTACCATTGCGGTATGTTTTACGTGACCTGGGATTGGCACGTGAAATCGAGCCGGGCGAGCGATGCGATCGAGCCGCTCATGCTGCTCACCAATCCTTGGCGGCTCTCTCTGCTCTTCCTGGTCGCCGGCGCTGCGTCGCGCTTCATGGTCGACAAGATGAGCGCCTGGCGCTTCACCAGCGCACGCATGGGCCGGCTCTGGCCGCCGCTGTTGCTGGCCGTGTTCGTGATCGTGCCGCCGCAGGCTTATTACGAAGTTGTCGAGGCGATCCAGATGAACCCGCCGGCGGAGGCGGCGCAGTTTCCGCTTTCGGTCGAGAATTTCTATCAGCGCTACGTCACCGCCTCCGGCAATTGGTGCGACGCAGACGGCTGTCTCACGACACCCACCTACAATCATATGTGGTTCGTAGCGTACCTTATCCTTTACACGCTGGCGCTCGTGCTGGTGGCGCCGCTGCTGCGCCGCGTGCCGAAAATCATTTCGGTGCTGATCGCAGGGCCGGGCCTCTTCCTCACGCCTTGGCTTGTGATGGCCGCGCTGCGCGTGACGCTGATGCCGATCTTCGGTGAGAGCCACGATTTCAGGGCCGACTGGTATTTGCACGCGCTTTATCTCAGCATTTTCCTGTTCGGCTTCGCGATCGCAAAGCACGAACCCTTCTTCGCGCGCTGCATGAAGCTGCGCTGGGTCGCGCTCGGCATCGCGCTCTCCTCGTGGGCTGCGCTGGTGACATATTTTGCGCTCGCGCCCGAGACGCCGCCGGAATGGATGCGCATGATCTTCCGTGCTGTGCGCGAACTCGAGGCGTGGTGCGCGATCGTGGCCTGCATCGGCTTTGCCCATCGCCATTTGCGCGACGCGGACGGGCCCATGCGGCGCCTGCTCACACAAGCGATCTTCCCTTTTTATCTCATCCACCAGACCATTATCGTCGTGGCCGGCTTCTATCTCGATGATCTGCAGCTGCCGCTCTGGATCGAAGCGCCAGTGCTGATTGGAACCACCGCTTTGGGCTGCTGGCTTTTCTTCGATTTGGGGCGCCGGGTTGCTTGGCTGCGCGTCTGGATCGGTTTGCCCTCGAAGGGAGTGGACGTGCGTGTTACCAAACCCGACATACTTGTACGGGAGGCGCGCTAGCCTCTGGCGGGCTCGAATCCCGCCGCCTGGAGCAAGAAATGTTCTTCTGGTTCCTTATCGCGGTTGGCGTCGTTGTCGGCCTCACGCTTTTGGGCGCCTTCCTGGCGCGGCGCGACAGCGGCTGGGGCGACGACGGCCCGATGGGCCCCTGGGCCGACCACTAGCGGATCACTACGCCCGCTTCACGGTTTCGCTTGCCACCAGCGTCTTCGAGCGTCTTACATGACCAAGACGTATGAATTCAGTTTTCCAGATCCGCCGCGCCGTTTCGCGCGATGCCGATGCGATCGCCAAGTTGGCGGCGGCGGCGGCGGCTGAAGAGGGCGGCGTCTCTGGGCTCGAAGTCGATCGCATCAAAGCGCACGCGTTTGGCTCAAGCCCGCTGTTTGAGGCCTGGGTCGCGCAGGAGCGGCACAATAGCCCACTCGTCGCCCATGCCATCATTACCAAAAGCTACGACACGCGCCGGGCCTGTCCGAATGTCGTGCTCTGCGAGCTGTACGTCGCACCGGAGTTCCGCCGCTCGGGTCTCGCCCGCAAAATGATGTCGGCGGTGGCGCAGCGGGCGCGAGATCTGGGCGCGCGCGAGCTTGCGATCACGACAGGGGTTGAAAACGAAGTCGCACAGCGCTTCTTCGCCGCCATAGGGGCGCATCCGCGCCAAGCGGCGGTATTCATGATGTCGGCTGACGGCATCGAATGGCTGGCCGCCGAAGGCCTTTAAGTCACGGAACGCCCAAGACACCGAACGGGCGTTGGAGAGAGGGGAAAAGATGATCGCGAAACCGTTGTTGAAGGCGGCGGCGTCCTGGATCGCCATCGCCGCATTCGCGGCCGCATGTGCGACCACGCCCACGCAACAGGCCGCCACGGCGCCCGCTGCAACGCCCGAAGCTGCGCAAGCCTTCGTAGACAATGCAGAGCGCGAATTGATGGCGCGCTCGGAATACGAGGGCCGGGTCGCTTGGGTGTATAGCACCAATATCAATTACGACACCGAATGGCTGCTGCAGCGCGCCGACGCCGAAGGCACCCAGACCCGCGTTCGTATCGCCAGCGAAGCCGCGCGCTATCAGGGCTTGAACCTCTCGCCCGAAACGCAGCGCAAGCTCAACATGCTGCGCCTCGGCCTCACACTGCCCGCGCCGCAACGCGAAGGCGCGGCCGACGAGCTGTCGCAAATCACCACGCGCTTGGCTTCGATCTATTCCACCGGCCGCATCGACTACCAGGGCCGCCAAGTCACGCTCGACGAACTCGAAACCCTGATGGGCACGGAGCGTAACCCGGCGCGTCTGCAGGAGATGTGGACCGAATGGCACGATGTCGCGACGCCCATGCATGACGATTACGCCCGCATGGTCGAGATCGCCAACGAAGGCGCCCGCGATCTCGGCTACGAGAACGTAGCGCAGATGTGGCTGTCGAAATACGACATGCCGGCCGACGACATGGAGCAAGAGGTCGAGCGTCTCTGGGGCCAGATGCAGCCCTTTTACGAACAGCTGCATTGCTTCGTGCGCAATCGTTTGAGCGCCAATTACGGCGAAGCGGTCCAGTCACGCACCGGCCCGATCCGCGCCGATCTGCTCGGCAATATGTGGGCGCAGGATTGGACGGCTTTGATGCCGATCGTCCGCCCGCGCGGCAGTGCGCAAACCTACGACACGACGCAGCTGCTCACCCGCGCCGGCTACACGCCAGTGACGATGACAGAAGCGGCCGAGCGCTTCTACACCTCGCTCGGTATGGAAGAGCTGCCGGATACGTTCTGGGAGCGCTCGCTGCTCACGCGCCCGCGCGATCGCGATGTGGTTTGTCATGCGTCAGCTTGGAACGTGGACAACGTCGAAGATCTGCGCGTGAAGCAATGCATCCAGATCAACGCAGAGCATTTCCAAACCATCCACCACGAGCTCGGTCATAATTTTTATCAACGCGCCTACAATCAGCAGCCGTTTCTCTTTCGCGACGGCGCGCATGATGGCTTCCACGAAGCCATCGGCGATTTCATCGCGCTGAACATCACGCCGGAATATCTGGTCGAGATTGGCCTCTTGCGCCGCAATCAAGTGCCGTCCGCCGCGGCCGACACGAACCTCTTGCTGGAGCAAGCGCTCGGCAAAATTTCGTTCCTGCCGTTCGCGTTGGCGATGGACCAATGGCGCTGGCAAGTGTTCGACGGCCGCATCACGCCGGATCAATACAATACGGCCTGGTGGGACCTGCGGGAGCGCTATCAAGGCATTCGTCCGCCTGTTGAGCGTTCGGCTGCGGGCTTCGATCCTGGCGCCAAATATCACATCGCCAACAACGTGCCGTACCTGCGCTATTTCCTCTCTTACGTGCTGCAATTCCAGTTCTACGAAGCGGCTTGCCAACAAGCAGGCTGGGAAGGTCCGCTGCATCGCTGCACCGTGTATGGCAATCGCGAAGTTGGCGAGCGCTTTAACCGCATGCTGGAAATGGGCTCGTCGCAACCATGGCCGGACGCGCTCGAAGCTTTCACCGGCACGCGCCAGATGGATGGCGGCTCAATGGTCCGCTACTTCCAGCCCTTGATGACGTACATGGAAGAACAAAACCGCGGCCAAGATTGCGGTTGGGATTGATTTAAGACGCGGGCGCTCTCCGGAGCGCCCGTTTTGCATGGGGGGAAGCCATGAAGCATGGAAGTGTTGTTGCGGTGGCCTTGATGCTCGCTGCGTGTTCGCCGCCCGCGGCGCAGGCGCCAGCTGCAGACACAAGCGTTATCGAAACCGCGGCGCCCGCCGCGCAAGCCAGCGAAATTCCGCTGACGCGTGAATTCCTCGTCGGCGCCTGGGGCGATAACGGGGATTGCAACGCCGTCAGCAAGTTCAACGCTGACGGCACCTACGAGATCGGTGGCGCGCCCGGCACGTGGATGCTCGAAGGCGATGTCATCACCATGCAAGGCGCGGGCGGCACATTCCAAGTGCGCGCGCAGGTGCTGAACCAGAACCAAGTGCTGATCGGCAACCCTGATGGCTCCGTCGGGATCTCGCAGCGCTGCTAGGCGCTTTTTTGCACGAAGATCGAGCCGGCGCTATAGCCTGCGCCGAACGAACAGATCAGGCCGCGATCGCCGGCTTTGAAATCGTTGGAATGCAGATGGAATGCGATGATCGAGCCTGCGCCGGCCGTGTTGCCATAAGTGTCGAGCACGGTTGGAGCCTCTTCTTGGCTGGCTTCGTGACCTAGCACGCGCTCGGCGATCAGCCGGTTCATGTTGGAATTGGCCTGGTGCAGCCACAAGCGCTTCAGATCGCTCGGCTTCAGATCAAGCTCGGCCATGTGTTGGAGGATCATCTCCGAAACCATCGGCACGACTTCCTTGAACACTTTGCGGCCCTGTTGCGTGATCAGTTTGTCGGGATCGTCGCGATGCGCTTCGTCGCCGCGATTGAGGAAGCCGAAATTGTTGCGGATATTGTTGGAGAAGCGCGTCTGCAGCTTCGTACCGAGGATCGCCCACGCGCCCGGCGGCGCCATATCCGCGCGCTCCACGAGGATCGCCACCGCCGCGTCGCCGAAAATGAAATGCGTGTCGCGGTCGCGCAGATTGAGGTGGCCGGTGCAGAGCTCTGGGTTCACCACCAACACCGAACGCGCATGGCCCGCGCGGATAATGTCGCTCGCGTTCTGGATCGCAAACGTCGCCGAGGAGCAGGCGACATTCATGTCGTAGCCAAAGCCGCCCGCACCCAATGCGTTCTGCACTTCAATCGCCAACGCCGGATACGGCCGTTGCAGCGACGAGCACGAGCAGATCACCGCGTCCACATCCATCGGATCGCGTCCCGCGCGCTCCAGGGCTTGCTTGGCCGCCGCGACTGAGACTTCCGCCTGCAAGGAGAGCGCTTCGTTCGGCCGCTCCGGAATGATCGGCACCATCCGCTCGACGTCGAGCATGCCGTCTTTCTCGAGCACGAAGCGGTGCTTGATGCCGGAGGCTTTCTCGATGAATTCCACGCTCGACGGCAGCAACGCCTGCTTTTCGCCAGCGGCGATCGCGGCGGCATGTTCGGCATTGAAGCGCTCAACATAAGCGTTGAACGAGGCCACCAATTCGGCGTTCGAGATCGTGTAGGGCGGCGTGTAGAGGCCGGTTGCGGAGATGACGACGGTCAAAGCGCTCTGTCCCCTGGCGCGGCCCCCAGCCGCCTACGGCCCACGCGGTTAGACCCTGGGGGCAAGTTCCGTCAATCACCCGCCCCAGCGGCGGGGGGTAGAAGCAGCCATTCCGGGGGATCGAGCCTGATTTCCTTGCCGCCGGCGGTCAGCGGCGCCTCGGCCGCGAGCGCCCGGTCGAGGCGGAGCAGGGCCAGCGCCCGGCCGTTCGCGCCCGTCCGCACGCTGCCCAGCTCCGCCGCACCCGCCAGCACCGGCGCGCCATAAGCCGGCGCCTCGCCTTCAAACACGATGGGGCAGAATTTCTTGCGCGTGGTCGCCCGCCGCTTCATCCGGCTCACGTTTTCCTGGCCGACGAAGCAGCCCTTGTTGAAGGCGACGCCGTTCAGCTCATCGAGCAGCGCCTCCAGCGCAAACACCTCGTCCGGCCCGGCGTCTCGCGCCAGATCGGGTACGCCGAGCGCGATGCGCCGCGCTTCAAATGCTGCTGCGCCATCGGTAATTGTCGTATTTTTCGGTGCAAATTTGCGCCAGCCAAGCGCGGGCAAGCGCGGATCGGCGACAGCGCCCGCAAAAGCCGCATCGCCCATCAGCACATCCAGCTGCGCGCTTGCATCTTCCAGCTTCGCGTCAGCACGCAGCTTATACATCGAGAGCCGGCGGAAGAGGTCGTCGCTGCGCGCCGGATCGACGTCGAGCAGGACGCCGTCGGCCTCCGCCCACACGAACATATCGGCCAGCACCTTGCCTTGCGGGGCGAGCAAGGCGGCATAAACCACCGGCTCGTTGTCCAGCCGGTCGAGTTCCTGCGTCAGCACGTTGTTTAAAAACTTGTGCGCGTCCGGCCCCGAAACGCGGATCAGGGTGCGGTCGAGGCGGGTGGGGCCGGTCATGGCGACCACTTGGCCTTTCGCCTCAGCCGCTGCAAGTCTTCGGCGTGTTGACTTGGCTTTTACCGGGGCCGTCTCTAACCCCCGCATACCCATGGCCAATATGCTCTTCCTCGCCCCCGCCGACCTCGGCGAAACCGTGCTCGCCACCGGCGCGCTGGCGCATGAAGTGCGCGAGGGCGATCAGCTTACCGTCGTTTGCGCGCCGGACGCCGCGCCGCTTTTTCGCGCCGCACCGGGCCTTGTCGCGTTGCACCAGACGGAAGGCTTTGCGCTCTGGCTCAGCCTCATGCGCACGCGCTTCGACGTCTTGATCGACGCACGTGGCGGTTTGCTTGGCCGCGCGCTGCCCGCGACGCGGCGCATCGCGTTGAAGCCGCCCGAGCGTGTGCGCCATCGCGCAGAGGATTGGGCGGACGCGCTCGGCGTCGAGCGCGCGCTTGAGCCAAAGCTCTGGCTTGACGACACAGCGCGTCAGCGCGCTGCAGAGATTGCGCCGGACGCGACGCCGCTCATCATTCTCGCGCCCGGCGGCGCATCGAGCGCCAAACGCTGGCCGCCCGAACGCTTCGCCGCCGTCGCGCGCCGCTTGGCCACGGGCGCCATCGCCAACGCGCGCGTGCTCTCGATTGGCGCCGCGCCCCGCGATGCGGAGATCACGCGCTCGATCACGTCGAGCCTGGATGCGGACGGCGTGCCCGCCGCTGATCTGGGCGCGGGCGTGGATCTGCTCGCCGCCGCCGCGCTCATGGAGCGCGCCACGCTTTGCCTGGGCAACGACAACGCGCTCACCCAAATCGCCGCCGCCGTCGGTGCGCCGACGCTCACGCTCTTCGGCCCCACGGACGAGCGGGTGCGCGCGCCGTATGGCCCGCGCACGCGCACACTGCGCGGCCGCACTTTGGAGCAAATCGCCGCGCAGCCGGAGCTAGACGGGCGCGGCGCAATGGAGGATGTCAGCATCGACGCGGTGGAAGCAGCCGCGCTCGATCTGCTGCATGCCGGGGGCTTAAGATGAGCACATTCGTGATGCGCCGGCCCGACGACTGGCACGTCCATCTCAGAGATGGCGCGATGCTCGCGGGCGTGGTCAATTTCACCGCGCGGCAATTCGCGCGCGCCATTGTCATGCCCAACCTCAATCCGCCGGTTACGACAGTCGCGGATGCGGAGGCTTACAGATCGCGCATTCTGGCGGCGCTTGAGCCGGGGCTTTCCTTCAAGCCGCTGATGACTTGCTATCTGACGGACGGCATTGACGCCGCCGAGATCGAGCGCGGCTTCGCGGCTGGCGTCTTTACCGCGTGCAAACTCTATCCCGCGCACGCGACCACCAATTCAAGCCACGGCGTGACGGACATCAAAAACATCCACGGTGCGCTGGACACGATGCAGCGCATCGGCATGCCGCTGCTGTTGCATGGCGAGGTCACGGACAAGCACGTCGACATCTTCGATCGCGAAGCCGTGTTCATCGATCGCATCCTGTCTAAGCTCGTGCGCGATTTCCCCGCGCTGAAGATCGTGCTGGAGCACATCACGACGGAAGAGGCGGCGAATTTTGTGGCGGAAGGCCCGGCCACACTCGCGGCGACGATCACGCCGCATCATTTGGATTATAATCGCAACGCCATGTTCGACGGCGGCATCCGTCCGCACTTTTACTGCTTGCCGGTTGCGAAGCGCGAACATCACCGCTTGGCGCTGCGCAAAGCGGCGACGTCCGGGTCGGCGAAGTTTTTCCTCGGCACCGATTCAGCGCCGCACGCCGTCGGCGCCAAGGAAACGGCGTGTGGCTGCGCGGGTGTTTTCTGCGCGCCGCACGCGCTCGAAGCTTACGCGAAGGTGTTTGACGAAGAAGGCGCGATGGATCGCTTCGAGGCGTTCGCATCGGAGAACGGCCCACGTTTTTACGGGCTGCCGCTCAACGAAGAGCGCATAACGCTCACGCGCGACGCCCAATCCGTGCCAGACCGCATCAGCGCGGGCGGCACGGAGATCGTGCCCTTCCACGCAGGCGCTACGCTCGCGTGGCGCCTTCAGCCTTCAAACGCTGCGCGATAGAGCGACGCGTCGCTTTCGGTAAAGCAGCAGAAGA
This genomic interval from Vitreimonas flagellata contains the following:
- a CDS encoding M2 family metallopeptidase — protein: MIAKPLLKAAASWIAIAAFAAACATTPTQQAATAPAATPEAAQAFVDNAERELMARSEYEGRVAWVYSTNINYDTEWLLQRADAEGTQTRVRIASEAARYQGLNLSPETQRKLNMLRLGLTLPAPQREGAADELSQITTRLASIYSTGRIDYQGRQVTLDELETLMGTERNPARLQEMWTEWHDVATPMHDDYARMVEIANEGARDLGYENVAQMWLSKYDMPADDMEQEVERLWGQMQPFYEQLHCFVRNRLSANYGEAVQSRTGPIRADLLGNMWAQDWTALMPIVRPRGSAQTYDTTQLLTRAGYTPVTMTEAAERFYTSLGMEELPDTFWERSLLTRPRDRDVVCHASAWNVDNVEDLRVKQCIQINAEHFQTIHHELGHNFYQRAYNQQPFLFRDGAHDGFHEAIGDFIALNITPEYLVEIGLLRRNQVPSAAADTNLLLEQALGKISFLPFALAMDQWRWQVFDGRITPDQYNTAWWDLRERYQGIRPPVERSAAGFDPGAKYHIANNVPYLRYFLSYVLQFQFYEAACQQAGWEGPLHRCTVYGNREVGERFNRMLEMGSSQPWPDALEAFTGTRQMDGGSMVRYFQPLMTYMEEQNRGQDCGWD
- a CDS encoding beta-ketoacyl-ACP synthase III codes for the protein MTVVISATGLYTPPYTISNAELVASFNAYVERFNAEHAAAIAAGEKQALLPSSVEFIEKASGIKHRFVLEKDGMLDVERMVPIIPERPNEALSLQAEVSVAAAKQALERAGRDPMDVDAVICSCSSLQRPYPALAIEVQNALGAGGFGYDMNVACSSATFAIQNASDIIRAGHARSVLVVNPELCTGHLNLRDRDTHFIFGDAAVAILVERADMAPPGAWAILGTKLQTRFSNNIRNNFGFLNRGDEAHRDDPDKLITQQGRKVFKEVVPMVSEMILQHMAELDLKPSDLKRLWLHQANSNMNRLIAERVLGHEASQEEAPTVLDTYGNTAGAGSIIAFHLHSNDFKAGDRGLICSFGAGYSAGSIFVQKSA
- a CDS encoding YgfZ/GcvT domain-containing protein — protein: MTGPTRLDRTLIRVSGPDAHKFLNNVLTQELDRLDNEPVVYAALLAPQGKVLADMFVWAEADGVLLDVDPARSDDLFRRLSMYKLRADAKLEDASAQLDVLMGDAAFAGAVADPRLPALGWRKFAPKNTTITDGAAAFEARRIALGVPDLARDAGPDEVFALEALLDELNGVAFNKGCFVGQENVSRMKRRATTRKKFCPIVFEGEAPAYGAPVLAGAAELGSVRTGANGRALALLRLDRALAAEAPLTAGGKEIRLDPPEWLLLPPAAGAGD
- a CDS encoding glycosyltransferase family 9 protein; translation: MANMLFLAPADLGETVLATGALAHEVREGDQLTVVCAPDAAPLFRAAPGLVALHQTEGFALWLSLMRTRFDVLIDARGGLLGRALPATRRIALKPPERVRHRAEDWADALGVERALEPKLWLDDTARQRAAEIAPDATPLIILAPGGASSAKRWPPERFAAVARRLATGAIANARVLSIGAAPRDAEITRSITSSLDADGVPAADLGAGVDLLAAAALMERATLCLGNDNALTQIAAAVGAPTLTLFGPTDERVRAPYGPRTRTLRGRTLEQIAAQPELDGRGAMEDVSIDAVEAAALDLLHAGGLR
- the pyrC gene encoding dihydroorotase, encoding MSTFVMRRPDDWHVHLRDGAMLAGVVNFTARQFARAIVMPNLNPPVTTVADAEAYRSRILAALEPGLSFKPLMTCYLTDGIDAAEIERGFAAGVFTACKLYPAHATTNSSHGVTDIKNIHGALDTMQRIGMPLLLHGEVTDKHVDIFDREAVFIDRILSKLVRDFPALKIVLEHITTEEAANFVAEGPATLAATITPHHLDYNRNAMFDGGIRPHFYCLPVAKREHHRLALRKAATSGSAKFFLGTDSAPHAVGAKETACGCAGVFCAPHALEAYAKVFDEEGAMDRFEAFASENGPRFYGLPLNEERITLTRDAQSVPDRISAGGTEIVPFHAGATLAWRLQPSNAAR